The following coding sequences are from one Candidatus Neomarinimicrobiota bacterium window:
- a CDS encoding NADH-quinone oxidoreductase subunit J: MTTVLFYLFAALLLGTSLFVVLNRNPIYSVVGLVFAFMNLAAMYFLLEAFFIGILQVLIYAGAIMVLFLFVVMLLNVQSDQPRPGLIHPDRWWFGLLALIFVTLLLLLIGQGIRVLLTSPQQEVAQIGTVAQVGEALFTHYLLPFEIASLLLTVALVGTVFLAKKRV, translated from the coding sequence ATGACGACAGTCCTGTTCTACCTGTTTGCCGCTCTTTTGTTGGGAACCAGTCTATTTGTGGTGCTGAACCGTAATCCCATCTACAGTGTAGTGGGCCTGGTCTTTGCCTTTATGAATCTAGCGGCCATGTATTTTCTCCTGGAAGCCTTCTTCATTGGCATTCTACAGGTTCTGATCTACGCCGGGGCGATCATGGTGCTGTTTCTATTTGTGGTCATGCTGCTGAATGTCCAGTCGGATCAGCCCCGCCCCGGCCTGATTCATCCCGACCGCTGGTGGTTTGGTCTTCTAGCACTGATTTTCGTTACCCTGCTACTTCTGCTGATCGGACAGGGAATTCGGGTGTTGTTGACTTCTCCACAGCAGGAGGTAGCTCAGATAGGTACCGTGGCGCAAGTAGGCGAAGCCCTGTTCACGCACTATCTGCTGCCATTTGAGATCGCCTCGCTCCTGCTGACGGTAGCCCTGGTTGGCACGGTCTTCCTGGCCAAGAAAAGGGTCTAG
- a CDS encoding NADH-quinone oxidoreductase subunit I has product MRTYEPRFWDRFYLLALAQGLFITLVRFFKRKDTIQYPEKKHVPPAGYRGLHRLNKFDDGRIKCVACEMCQTACPAHCIDIEPSAAPWEDGEERYPVKFEIDLLRCIFCGFCEIACPKDAIELTEIYDFSAYTRDNLRIDMEGLLKVFDVTKNGNVYARQNRGERIEVPIAR; this is encoded by the coding sequence GTGCGAACATATGAGCCCAGGTTCTGGGACCGCTTTTACTTGCTGGCATTGGCACAAGGTCTGTTTATTACCCTGGTACGGTTTTTCAAGCGTAAGGATACTATTCAGTATCCTGAGAAAAAGCACGTGCCCCCTGCCGGGTACCGGGGTCTCCATCGGCTGAACAAATTCGATGACGGGCGGATCAAGTGCGTGGCCTGCGAGATGTGCCAGACAGCCTGCCCCGCTCATTGCATCGACATTGAGCCCTCAGCAGCACCCTGGGAGGATGGGGAGGAGCGGTATCCCGTCAAGTTTGAAATCGACCTGCTGCGGTGTATTTTTTGTGGCTTTTGCGAGATTGCTTGCCCCAAGGACGCCATCGAACTCACCGAGATTTATGACTTCAGTGCCTATACCCGTGATAACCTTCGCATCGATATGGAGGGCTTGCTGAAAGTGTTTGACGTGACAAAAAATGGCAACGTCTACGCTCGTCAAAATCGGGGTGAAAGGATCGAGGTGCCGATAGCCAGATGA
- a CDS encoding molybdopterin-dependent oxidoreductase has protein sequence LVLEFLLLNHPLDCPVCDQAGECFLQDYSFKYGHAHSRFIEEKRVRPNEELGAGVVINHNRCIMCTRCVRFTQGISGTGDLLVKNRGYYSKIAVFDGKPLDNPLAGNVADICPVGALLLKDYIHTTRVWHLSHTASVCTECTTGCSITVDAAHNRIYRIISRENEQANGYFICDYGRYAFHKYTENLLSNPLVRTNRGWKVLGWDQAYQTVVDQVDKHGGKAAVRALASPTFPNESNFLLGQLMQRLSDQKNIAFIPVRREEDQVFPSGFRISGDKGGNRLGAEDLIAMLAAGPRSFFKDELGVLLVMDADGRAEVTADLQKIFVASPFKVVLASNKSEITELANLVLPVAGPYEREGTVTNDKSLVQWLQPALLPSGQARADWLVIAELDHLLTGEESLYTCAGDVTWKINRTIPAYSQVTRFKLGQKGQFVAGTS, from the coding sequence AGCTGGTGCTGGAGTTTCTCCTCCTTAATCATCCGCTAGACTGTCCGGTGTGCGACCAGGCAGGGGAATGCTTCTTGCAGGATTATTCCTTCAAGTACGGCCATGCTCACAGCCGGTTTATTGAAGAGAAGCGGGTTCGACCTAACGAAGAGTTGGGTGCTGGAGTAGTCATCAACCATAACCGCTGCATCATGTGTACCCGTTGTGTCCGCTTCACTCAAGGGATCAGTGGAACTGGCGATCTCTTAGTGAAGAACCGAGGTTATTATAGTAAAATTGCTGTCTTCGATGGGAAACCGCTGGACAACCCACTGGCTGGCAATGTGGCGGACATCTGTCCGGTCGGCGCTCTGCTGCTGAAGGACTATATCCATACCACCCGGGTCTGGCACCTGTCCCACACCGCATCCGTCTGCACCGAGTGTACCACCGGCTGCAGCATCACCGTGGATGCTGCTCATAATCGGATCTATCGGATTATCAGCCGGGAAAACGAGCAGGCCAATGGCTACTTCATCTGTGATTACGGCCGCTACGCCTTTCACAAATACACCGAGAATCTACTCAGCAACCCCCTCGTACGAACCAATCGGGGGTGGAAGGTACTCGGCTGGGACCAAGCCTATCAGACGGTGGTGGATCAGGTGGACAAACACGGCGGTAAGGCGGCCGTTCGGGCCCTTGCCTCGCCCACGTTCCCCAATGAGAGCAACTTTCTCTTGGGTCAACTCATGCAGCGCCTCTCTGATCAGAAAAACATTGCCTTTATTCCTGTCAGGCGGGAAGAGGATCAGGTGTTCCCGTCGGGTTTCCGTATTAGTGGCGATAAGGGGGGCAATCGCCTTGGAGCTGAAGACCTGATCGCTATGTTGGCGGCCGGACCCAGGTCTTTCTTCAAGGATGAACTAGGGGTCCTCCTGGTCATGGATGCCGATGGCCGGGCTGAAGTCACCGCCGATCTGCAGAAGATTTTCGTAGCCTCTCCATTCAAGGTAGTATTGGCGAGTAATAAATCAGAGATCACCGAGTTGGCAAACCTGGTGCTGCCCGTAGCGGGGCCGTATGAACGCGAAGGTACGGTGACCAATGATAAGAGCCTCGTACAATGGCTTCAGCCGGCTTTGCTGCCCAGTGGACAGGCCAGAGCTGACTGGCTGGTGATCGCTGAGTTGGATCATCTCTTGACGGGTGAGGAGAGCCTGTATACCTGTGCTGGTGATGTTACCTGGAAGATCAACCGGACCATCCCAGCCTACAGTCAGGTAACCCGGTTCAAGCTGGGCCAGAAAGGGCAATTTGTAGCAGGCACGAGCTAG
- the nuoH gene encoding NADH-quinone oxidoreductase subunit NuoH, with translation MDTFDVIASLIKVVVVFGAIILTVAIMTLAERRVAGFIQYRLGPNRVGPWGLLQPVADGLKFFLKEDIIPDNVNKPIYLLAPVITIVPALMTFAVIPFGASLEIAGHTVKLQVADINIGLLYILALTSVGVYGLVLAGWSSGSKYPLLGGLRSSAQLISYELAMGLAIVGVIMVSGGLTFNEIVAHQQATSWNFWKQPLAALVFLVAIFAETNRLPFDLTEAEQELVGGYHTEYSSFKYIMFFLSEYANMITASAFMVCLFFGGWDIPFVDEAALGNWGVVFSVLAFAFKVGFFLFLYIWIRWTFPRFRYDQLMRLGWKVMLPLGLVNIFAVGLWMALRA, from the coding sequence GTGGATACCTTTGATGTCATAGCGTCCCTGATCAAGGTGGTGGTGGTGTTTGGTGCTATCATCCTCACCGTAGCAATAATGACCCTGGCCGAGCGGCGCGTCGCTGGCTTCATTCAATATCGCTTGGGGCCTAACCGGGTAGGACCGTGGGGCCTCTTACAACCGGTAGCCGATGGTCTCAAATTCTTTCTCAAAGAGGATATTATCCCGGACAACGTCAATAAACCGATCTACCTGCTAGCGCCGGTGATCACTATAGTGCCGGCTCTTATGACCTTCGCGGTAATTCCCTTCGGGGCGTCGCTGGAGATCGCCGGGCATACGGTGAAATTGCAAGTGGCTGATATCAATATCGGCCTCCTGTATATATTGGCCCTTACGTCGGTGGGGGTGTACGGGCTGGTTCTGGCGGGGTGGAGTTCCGGGAGCAAGTATCCCCTTCTGGGCGGTCTGCGCTCTTCAGCCCAGCTGATTAGCTACGAGCTGGCCATGGGCCTGGCGATTGTCGGCGTGATCATGGTCAGCGGTGGCCTTACCTTCAATGAAATTGTGGCCCATCAGCAGGCCACCAGCTGGAACTTCTGGAAACAGCCCCTGGCAGCCCTGGTTTTTTTAGTGGCTATATTTGCCGAAACTAACCGCCTCCCCTTCGACCTTACCGAGGCTGAGCAGGAGCTGGTGGGGGGATATCATACCGAGTATTCAAGCTTCAAGTATATCATGTTTTTCCTATCGGAATACGCCAATATGATCACCGCTTCCGCCTTCATGGTGTGTCTCTTCTTCGGTGGTTGGGATATCCCCTTCGTGGATGAGGCAGCCCTGGGCAATTGGGGTGTGGTCTTCTCCGTCCTGGCCTTTGCCTTTAAAGTGGGCTTTTTCCTCTTTCTGTATATCTGGATCCGGTGGACCTTCCCCCGGTTCCGCTACGATCAGCTCATGCGCCTGGGTTGGAAAGTCATGCTGCCTCTGGGCCTGGTGAACATTTTTGCCGTCGGCTTGTGGATGGCGCTAAGGGCTTGA
- the nuoK gene encoding NADH-quinone oxidoreductase subunit NuoK, with product MVVPLYHILAFAGLLFTIGVAGVLFRRNAIIVFMSIEIMLNAVNLVFIAFSRYYGNVNGQVFVFFIMTLAAAEVAVGLAIIISLFRNLRTSDISEIHLMKY from the coding sequence GTGGTTGTACCCCTGTACCATATCCTGGCGTTTGCTGGTCTCCTGTTCACTATCGGTGTAGCGGGTGTCTTGTTCCGACGCAATGCCATTATTGTCTTTATGAGCATAGAGATCATGCTCAACGCGGTGAACCTTGTTTTTATTGCTTTCTCCCGTTACTACGGCAACGTGAACGGGCAGGTGTTTGTCTTTTTCATCATGACCCTTGCAGCAGCAGAAGTGGCGGTGGGCTTGGCCATCATTATCTCCCTTTTCCGCAATCTGCGCACTTCTGATAT